A window of the Halopseudomonas phragmitis genome harbors these coding sequences:
- the fliH gene encoding flagellar assembly protein FliH, which translates to MTVRVIKASGRAWRVFRFPPLCSGPRALIGEVGGGGQASVQQAVSDGFREGMEKGYQEGLQQGLEAGRRQGFDEGCEQGRQRGLEEGRHQGLQVFEQASAPLARMRGELRGYLDQYELKRRQELLELVRKVARQVIRCELTINPTQLLALAEEALTSLPGDVTDVRILLNPEEYARIRDIAPERAEEWRLVPDERLALGECRVVTEQAEADIGCQQRLDSCMETLAGHLQVNES; encoded by the coding sequence ATGACAGTCAGGGTGATCAAGGCCAGTGGCCGGGCGTGGCGGGTCTTCCGTTTTCCGCCGCTGTGTTCTGGACCAAGGGCGCTGATCGGTGAGGTTGGTGGCGGAGGCCAGGCCAGTGTCCAGCAGGCGGTCAGCGACGGCTTTCGCGAGGGCATGGAAAAGGGCTATCAGGAAGGTTTGCAGCAAGGTCTGGAAGCCGGGCGCAGGCAGGGCTTTGACGAAGGGTGCGAGCAGGGCCGTCAACGTGGCCTGGAGGAAGGGCGACATCAGGGCCTGCAGGTATTCGAACAGGCCAGTGCGCCGCTGGCACGGATGCGTGGTGAGTTGCGCGGGTATCTGGACCAGTATGAGCTCAAACGTCGTCAGGAACTGCTCGAACTGGTGCGCAAGGTGGCCCGTCAGGTGATTCGCTGTGAGCTGACGATCAACCCGACGCAACTGCTGGCGCTGGCTGAAGAAGCGCTGACCAGCTTGCCGGGCGATGTGACCGATGTGCGGATTCTGCTTAACCCGGAAGAATATGCGCGCATCCGCGATATTGCCCCGGAGCGGGCCGAGGAGTGGCGCCTGGTTCCGGATGAGCGACTGGCGCTGGGTGAGTGTCGGGTCGTGACCGAGCAGGCCGAGGCGGATATCGGCTGCCAACAGCGCTTGGACTCCTGCATGGAGACACTGGCCGGGCACCTGCAGGTCAATGAATCATGA